In Oceanobacillus sp. FSL K6-2867, one DNA window encodes the following:
- a CDS encoding flagellar protein FliT, translating into MNRVESVYELTMQMKQLLNREITSKTRESIIEQLTTLITQRGISMEALNPPYTEAEKQLGKVLVQVNDEIQLKMQSLFTDLKKEMKQVKMQKKSNQSYTNPYKNVQTIDGMFMDSKK; encoded by the coding sequence ATGAACAGAGTAGAGTCAGTTTATGAGTTGACGATGCAAATGAAGCAGCTTCTAAATCGAGAGATTACAAGTAAAACAAGAGAGTCGATCATTGAACAATTGACAACGTTGATTACACAGCGCGGAATTTCCATGGAAGCATTAAATCCACCCTATACAGAGGCTGAAAAACAACTTGGAAAAGTGCTCGTGCAAGTTAACGATGAAATACAACTGAAAATGCAGTCGCTGTTCACGGATTTAAAAAAAGAGATGAAGCAGGTTAAAATGCAAAAAAAATCAAACCAATCCTATACCAATCCATATAAAAATGTCCAAACAATAGACGGAATGTTTATGGATAGTAAAAAATGA
- the fliS gene encoding flagellar export chaperone FliS, whose protein sequence is MGVNKAYQAYQNNAVNTASGGELTLMLYNGCMKFIKQAIKDMNDNNFEAKNINIQKAQNIIQELMITLDRKIEISKQILPLYEFMQFQLKEANIKNDVKKLEEVLEFVTEFRDTWKQVILKNRQQQFAKGASV, encoded by the coding sequence ATGGGAGTGAATAAAGCATATCAAGCATACCAAAATAATGCTGTAAACACGGCTTCTGGTGGAGAGTTAACGTTAATGCTATATAATGGGTGCATGAAATTTATCAAGCAGGCAATAAAAGATATGAATGATAATAACTTTGAAGCGAAAAATATAAATATCCAAAAAGCGCAAAATATTATTCAGGAACTTATGATCACATTAGATCGGAAAATTGAAATCTCAAAGCAAATCCTGCCATTATATGAATTTATGCAATTCCAGTTAAAAGAAGCAAACATTAAAAATGATGTTAAAAAGCTGGAAGAGGTATTGGAATTTGTAACAGAGTTCCGCGATACATGGAAACAAGTGATACTGAAAAATCGTCAACAGCAATTTGCAAAAGGCGCCTCTGTATAA
- the raiA gene encoding ribosome-associated translation inhibitor RaiA produces the protein MKFNIRGENLEVTGAIKEYVEKKISKLERYFDEAPTSDVHVNLSVYNDEQRIEVTIPMTELLLRGEVQHIDLYAAVDLVVDKLERQIRKHKTKINRKFRQKGAPKYAFAEMEKSANSAEEESDEIEIVRTKRFNLKPMDSEEAILQMDMLGHEFFVFTNDQSGDTNVVYRRRDGKYGLIEPNVF, from the coding sequence ATGAAGTTTAACATTCGTGGTGAAAATCTCGAGGTGACTGGGGCAATTAAGGAATACGTCGAAAAAAAAATCAGCAAGTTAGAAAGATATTTTGATGAAGCTCCAACGTCAGATGTACATGTGAATTTAAGTGTCTATAATGATGAACAACGAATAGAAGTAACTATTCCGATGACAGAGCTATTATTACGTGGTGAAGTTCAACATATTGATTTATATGCAGCTGTGGATCTTGTTGTAGATAAACTAGAAAGACAGATTCGTAAACATAAAACTAAAATAAACCGTAAGTTCAGACAAAAAGGCGCACCTAAATATGCGTTTGCTGAAATGGAAAAAAGCGCAAATAGTGCTGAAGAAGAAAGCGATGAAATAGAAATTGTAAGAACTAAACGATTTAATTTAAAACCAATGGATTCAGAAGAAGCAATTCTGCAAATGGATATGCTTGGTCATGAGTTCTTTGTTTTTACAAATGACCAATCTGGTGATACAAATGTTGTGTATCGCCGAAGAGACGGCAAATATGGATTAATTGAACCGAATGTATTTTAA